The Bicyclus anynana chromosome 3, ilBicAnyn1.1, whole genome shotgun sequence genome has a window encoding:
- the LOC112049321 gene encoding uncharacterized protein LOC112049321 has product MSKQIPGPSAHISVDMVRVPNRNFGYQTNSQHMNHVANAPKSDFAYINAAYVGSTNSVNENRLQQPPVTVIREQYWACSKWPFMTRILVIAVGLLLGAVIGLSIIIAMDREDHQNTNIFRTQPAPD; this is encoded by the exons ATGTCGAAACAAATTCCCGGACCGAGTGCACATATTAGTGTAGACATGGTGCGTGTACCCAATCGCAATTTTGGGTACCAAACTAATAGTCAACATATGAACCACGTTGCCAATGCTCCAAAAAGTGACTTTGCGTACATCAATGCAGCTTATGTAGGGAGCACTAATAGTGTAAATGAAAATAGACTACAACAACCGCCTGTAAC TGTGATACGTGAACAATACTGGGCGTGCTCAAAATGGCCATTCATGACCAGGATCTTGGTCATCGCGGTGGGACTCCTGCTGGGCGCTGTCATCGGCCTCTCCATCATCATCGCGATGGATAGAGAAGACCACCAAAACACCAACATCTTCAGAACACAGCCGGCGCCTGATTAA